Proteins from one Nitrospirota bacterium genomic window:
- the yrfG gene encoding GMP/IMP nucleotidase codes for MKHISFKDIKYILLDMDGTLLDKYFDDYFWEHLVPEKYAEKNNITFGKAKKELLVKYKRHEGTLNWTDIDFWSGELELDIPALKEQIKHLVEVHPHVEDFLMTLKRHRKKVFLVTNAHYKSIDIKFKKTGIGRYFDSVVASFDLGYPKESIEFWEKAEALLGFDKGRSLFIDDTEEILRTAKRYGIKYILLKTGANSKERKKPSAEFPFISDFKELMEGL; via the coding sequence ATGAAACACATCTCTTTTAAAGACATAAAATACATCCTTCTCGACATGGACGGCACACTCCTTGACAAGTATTTTGATGATTACTTCTGGGAGCACCTTGTGCCTGAAAAATATGCAGAGAAAAACAATATCACCTTTGGAAAGGCAAAAAAAGAACTGCTCGTAAAGTATAAAAGGCATGAGGGCACTCTTAACTGGACTGATATTGATTTCTGGTCAGGGGAGCTTGAGCTTGACATACCTGCACTGAAGGAGCAGATAAAACACCTTGTTGAGGTTCATCCCCATGTGGAAGACTTCCTAATGACATTAAAAAGGCATAGAAAAAAGGTTTTTCTTGTCACAAATGCCCATTACAAGTCAATTGATATTAAATTCAAAAAAACAGGTATAGGAAGGTATTTCGATTCAGTGGTTGCCTCATTTGACCTCGGATACCCAAAAGAAAGCATTGAGTTCTGGGAAAAGGCAGAGGCTTTGCTTGGATTTGACAAGGGAAGGAGCCTTTTTATAGATGACACAGAGGAGATTCTCAGAACTGCAAAAAGATACGGCATAAAATACATCCTCCTTAAGACAGGAGCAAATTCAAAGGAAAGGAAAAAACCTTCTGCAGAATTCCCTTTCATATCGGATTTTAAGGAACTTATGGAAGGGTTATGA
- the atpB gene encoding F0F1 ATP synthase subunit A yields MTEPVLMDLIIDQHKVPPYVSYAFLASIILIGVSLAIRGALRLVPRGTQNVVETVAEGMLKLAEDNIGHHWGKPLFPLIGTLFMYILVCNFMGLIPGFASPTSNINMTASMAIPVFLATHFFGLRAHGFSYFKHFLGPIRSIMALPLMILMFFIEGIGHLARPLTLSVRLFGNMVAKHIILFVLAMIAPIIAPMIILGLGVLVSVVQAFVFTLLTTLYLAGAVEEAH; encoded by the coding sequence ATGACAGAACCTGTATTGATGGATTTAATAATAGACCAGCATAAGGTTCCGCCTTATGTTTCGTATGCGTTTCTTGCATCCATAATCCTCATAGGTGTTTCGCTTGCCATAAGGGGGGCGCTCAGACTTGTGCCGAGGGGCACTCAGAATGTGGTTGAAACAGTGGCAGAGGGAATGCTTAAGCTTGCAGAGGACAATATCGGGCATCACTGGGGAAAACCGCTTTTCCCCTTGATAGGGACGCTGTTTATGTATATTCTCGTATGCAATTTCATGGGTCTGATTCCAGGGTTTGCATCCCCAACGAGTAATATAAATATGACGGCATCTATGGCAATACCGGTGTTTCTGGCAACCCACTTTTTTGGTCTCAGGGCTCATGGCTTTTCCTATTTCAAGCATTTCTTAGGTCCTATTCGCTCTATCATGGCATTACCTCTTATGATATTGATGTTCTTCATAGAGGGCATCGGGCATCTGGCAAGGCCTCTTACGCTTTCTGTGAGGCTTTTTGGAAACATGGTTGCAAAGCATATAATACTTTTCGTTCTGGCAATGATTGCACCTATTATAGCTCCAATGATTATATTAGGTCTGGGCGTGCTTGTTAGTGTCGTTCAGGCATTTGTGTTCACACTCCTTACAACGCTTTATCTTGCAGGCGCTGTAGAAGAGGCACATTAA
- a CDS encoding sensor domain-containing diguanylate cyclase, translated as MLTRLINFITFSNMPIKKKFLLFSSGVALWFVLIAAIGFIATDDPVSRELILLVAVIAILLLLLFAFWISRSLTKPINAMIDQIETFIGGDIDLTKKIVITTNDEIGMLSTRFNKLLDTIHDMNSFKKVIEEDDTPQDIYIRLGNAFHSLGLDSFQIYEVSNSKNLMRPMNVSSKEIEDICNKDILVNCNLCRAKKTGDIVSSFSYPDICRQFLKSSDRQYVCVPMIIGDSTGGITQFVFEFNSSPNEMEKRVLKAHKYIKEALPVLEAKRLMDTLKESSLKDSMTGLYNRRFIEEYSETLVATVRRRGEGLGLLMCDLDFFKEVNDTYGHDVGDIVLKETANIIKDSVRASDIVVRFGGEEFLAVLQDIKDGDSMDIAEKIRKKIEATRVKMPRGFIQKTISIGISEFPKDTPNFWQSIKFSDIALYMAKDGGRNQTVRFSRDMWTTEEY; from the coding sequence ATGCTCACACGATTGATCAACTTTATTACATTCTCCAACATGCCAATCAAAAAGAAGTTCCTGCTTTTTTCTTCTGGGGTTGCCTTGTGGTTTGTGCTTATTGCGGCAATCGGTTTTATTGCCACAGATGACCCTGTCTCAAGAGAACTGATACTTTTAGTGGCAGTTATAGCCATACTCCTACTTTTGCTATTTGCATTCTGGATTTCGAGGTCCCTTACAAAGCCCATAAATGCAATGATAGACCAGATAGAAACCTTTATAGGGGGCGATATTGACCTGACTAAAAAGATAGTTATTACCACAAACGATGAAATCGGCATGCTTTCGACTCGCTTCAATAAGCTCTTAGATACAATCCATGACATGAATTCCTTTAAAAAGGTCATAGAAGAAGACGACACTCCACAAGACATCTACATTAGGCTCGGAAATGCCTTCCACTCTTTAGGTCTTGACTCTTTCCAGATATACGAGGTCTCAAACAGCAAAAACCTGATGAGACCCATGAATGTGTCCTCAAAAGAGATAGAAGACATCTGCAACAAGGACATTCTCGTAAACTGTAATCTCTGTAGGGCAAAAAAGACAGGCGATATTGTCTCTTCATTTAGTTACCCTGATATATGCAGGCAGTTTCTTAAGTCATCGGATAGACAGTATGTCTGTGTGCCCATGATAATAGGAGACAGCACAGGAGGTATCACGCAGTTTGTATTTGAGTTCAACTCCTCTCCCAATGAAATGGAAAAGAGGGTTTTAAAGGCACATAAGTATATAAAAGAAGCTTTGCCTGTGCTTGAGGCAAAAAGACTAATGGATACACTTAAGGAGTCCTCCCTCAAGGACTCGATGACAGGGCTTTATAACAGGAGATTCATCGAGGAATACTCAGAGACCCTTGTGGCAACTGTTCGAAGAAGAGGCGAGGGTCTGGGGCTTCTTATGTGCGATTTAGACTTCTTCAAGGAGGTCAATGACACCTATGGCCATGATGTGGGCGATATAGTATTGAAAGAAACAGCAAACATCATAAAGGACTCTGTGAGGGCATCCGATATTGTTGTGAGATTCGGAGGCGAGGAGTTCTTAGCTGTTCTTCAGGATATAAAAGACGGAGATTCGATGGATATTGCCGAGAAAATCAGGAAAAAGATTGAAGCTACAAGGGTAAAAATGCCCCGAGGCTTTATACAGAAAACCATCAGCATAGGTATTTCGGAATTCCCGAAAGATACCCCAAATTTCTGGCAGTCGATAAAGTTCTCAGACATTGCCCTTTATATGGCAAAAGACGGTGGCAGAAACCAGACAGTAAGGTTCTCAAGGGATATGTGGACTACCGAGGAATATTAA
- the atpE gene encoding ATP synthase F0 subunit C, with the protein MRKIVSATLLSMVLCMMLVPFVFAEAAGTTAPAEAVAAPVSDAKLNYFAMAVLGCGIAIGVAAFGAAIAQGLGLSRACEGVARNPGASGKITTTLIIGLAMIESLAIYALVVVLIVFFVDPFKILK; encoded by the coding sequence ATGAGAAAAATCGTTTCAGCTACACTTCTGAGCATGGTTTTGTGCATGATGCTTGTGCCGTTTGTTTTTGCCGAGGCAGCAGGAACAACGGCTCCAGCAGAAGCAGTGGCCGCTCCGGTATCCGATGCCAAGCTAAATTACTTTGCCATGGCTGTTCTTGGCTGTGGAATAGCAATAGGCGTTGCTGCCTTTGGAGCTGCCATTGCTCAGGGACTCGGCTTAAGCAGGGCATGTGAGGGAGTTGCCAGAAACCCAGGGGCATCCGGTAAAATCACGACAACGCTCATCATCGGTTTGGCGATGATTGAGTCGCTTGCTATTTACGCCCTCGTCGTGGTTTTGATTGTTTTCTTCGTGGATCCTTTCAAAATCCTAAAATAA